The Chitinophagales bacterium genomic interval TTTCTAGTTCAGATCACGTACTGCTAAAATGCCGAACAAGTTGCTCCAGGCGAACGGTATCCTGCCTTGGTGAGTCGTTCAGATATGTCCCGTCCGCTAACTGTTTATTAGTTAACTCACCGACACTGTCTTCCAACAGTGACAAATATTTACGTACACTGTTCCTGCTAATCCCTATGCGGCGGGCCATTTCACGGATGGCGATGCCATCGGTTCTAAGCTGCAGGATTTGTTTTATTTGTTCCATTGCAATAGGCTTTTGTGACATGTCTCCCGTATTGGTTTAAGGAGTCCAATAATATCAAAAGCACTGATGCAATGATTACTTTCAGGTGGGTCAACATGCCGGAATGTCAGTCGACAGAACTTGTCTTCCCATGACCTTGCAATGGGTGGGTCAACATAGCTCGGAATCTCCACCTAATCTATGCAAGGTTGGTATTTCTTCAAGTCTTTCCTG includes:
- a CDS encoding helix-turn-helix domain-containing protein; its protein translation is MSQKPIAMEQIKQILQLRTDGIAIREMARRIGISRNSVRKYLSLLEDSVGELTNKQLADGTYLNDSPRQDTVRLEQLVRHFSST